The following proteins are co-located in the Solenopsis invicta isolate M01_SB chromosome 7, UNIL_Sinv_3.0, whole genome shotgun sequence genome:
- the LOC120358325 gene encoding uncharacterized protein LOC120358325, translated as MHFNQNFSKGLQNRIQYQLHTSDSDLNASEITINLDMSDTQTGLFIQRKLSKRFMEVLQDIMRDCKYSIKLIDLPIKFEDPIYGKSDYNYKDFAIPSAILAFIFYLSVTISTDLILADRSDGLWNRSAVQGVRTEEILLSHILYQSLNALIDTILLILIFFVLLSTDYNGSIFLIFFVVFLSGFCGLILGLFNSVWSKNHAVAHFFSAGSFLLLLMVSVVYGNKRSARSETPKR; from the exons ATGCACTTTAATCAAAACTTTTCCAAAGGTCTGCAAAACCGAATACAATATCAACTTCACACGAGTGATTCCGATCTTAACGCCAGTGAAATTACAATTAACCTCGATATGAGTG ATACACAAACTGGGCTTTTTATACAGAGAAAGCTATCCAAGCGTTTTATGGAAGTTCTTCAGGATATTATGAGAGATTGCAAATATTCGATAAAATTGATTGATCTACccattaaa TTTGAAGATCCTATTTATGGTAAAAGTGACTACAATTATAAAGATTTCGCGATACCGTCAGCCATATTAGC ATTTATCTTCTATTTGAGTGTCACAATCTCTACCGACCTGATACTCGCAGATCGGTCGGACGGTCTCTGGAACAGAAGTGCGGTCCAAG GAGTCAGGACAGAAGAAATCTTGCTATCTCACATTCTTTACCAGAGTTTAAACGCACTTATCGATACCATCCTGTTAATTCTCATATTCTTTGTTCTATTGAGTACGGATTATAATGGATCGATATTCCTCATATTCTTTGTCGTATTTCTCAGCGGCTTTTGCGGATTGATATTGG gttTATTTAACTCTGTTTGGTCCAAAAATCACGCCGTGGCGCATTTCTTTTCGGCTGGAAGTTTTCTCCTGCTACTAATGGTTAGCG TAGTGTACGGTAATAAAAGAAGTGCAAGGAGTGAAACGCCAAAAAGATAA
- the LOC113004486 gene encoding uncharacterized protein LOC113004486 yields MEKNAKVDVMSRQQRKLKKFEAFDESQTKITDYFLKTITKIIEDHPDLQNTLLSIANTENTSNFANISSFLECLKDTAMKNIKRKKHGNKFTSPLKLFSLYIFIVGGRVLYELLHANLQSILPSITTINRLIDKESNIVNGIVRLKELKLFLIKRNYPLNVFISEHQTAIIKNIAYDSKSNQMIGFVSSCKKNGFPKNNFYVNSVKDIENAFSKYVVGCNAYVYMAQPLIDNAPAFCLTVFASDDNRFNHNDVLARWTFLKNELEKLDIQITGFSNDGDTRCLKDMRIWSKIPLLSKNPYSPYFQIEFDIKKPVCIQDTVHIGTKIKTRFLKPNVFLPMGSKIVSPEHVKKLIKQFSKDKHLLCDSDLEPKDKMNFDAVKKLCAPRVTELLSAIPNSQSNNFLF; encoded by the exons ATGGAAAAGAATGCAAAAGTAGATGTCATGAGTAGACAACAacgaaaactaaaaaaatttgaagcatTTGATGAATCCCAGACtaaaattacagattattttcttaaaactattacaaaaattattgaagacCATCCTGATTTACAAAATACTTTGTTAAGTATCGCTAATACAGAAAATACAagcaattttgcaaatataagtTCATTCTTAGAATGTTTAAAAGATACGGCAATGAAGAATATCAAACGCAAGAAACATGGAAACAAATTTACTAGCCctttaaaactttttagtttatatattttcattgttgGTGGTCGTGTGCTCTATGAACTTTTACATGCGAATCTACAAAGTATATTACCATCAATTACAACAATTAACAGATTAATAGATAAGGAAAGTAATATAGTCAATGGAATAGTtcgattaaaagaattaaaattgttcttaataaaacgaaattatcctttaaatgtatttatttctgAACATCAAACCGCAATAATTAAGAACATAGCATATGATTCTAAAAGTAATCAAATGATTGGCTTTGTGTCTTCATGTAAAAAGAATGGATttcccaaaaataatttttatgtaaattctgTAAAAGACATTGAAAATGCCTTTTCAAAATATGTTGTTGGCTGTAATGCCTATGTGTACATGGCTCAACCGCTTATTGATAACGCACCAGCATTTTGTTTAACAGTTTTTGCAAGTGATGATAATAGATTTAATCATAATGACGTCTTAGCTAGATGGACGTTCTTAAAAAATGAACTTGAAAAACTTGATATACAAATAACTGGATTTTCAAATGACGGTGATACAAGGTGCTTAAAAGACATGAGAATATGGTCTAAAATTCCTTTATTGTCTAAAAATCCATATTCTCCTTACTTTCAG atagaatttgatataaaaaaaccaGTATGTATTCAAGACACAGTTCATAttggaacaaaaataaaaacaagatttttaaaacCGAATGTATTTTTACCGATGGGCTCAAAAATTGTCTCTCCAGAAcatgtgaaaaaattaataaagcaattttctaaagataaacatttattatgtgACAGTGATCTTGAAC caaaagATAAGATGAATTTTGAtgcagttaaaaaattatgtgcgCCTCGAGTAACGGAATTATTATCTGCTATTCCAAATAGCCAGAGtaacaatttcttattttaa